One Ricinus communis isolate WT05 ecotype wild-type chromosome 1, ASM1957865v1, whole genome shotgun sequence DNA window includes the following coding sequences:
- the LOC8284108 gene encoding transcriptional regulator SUPERMAN — protein sequence MERARCCEEDAFAEDAAGAFGAFVWPPRSYICNFCGREFGSAQALGGHMNVHRRDRARLKQSPGIENDYLHHHKQQPQQHQRQNLHNILVYDPDSIAKFSTPLTEENSQKPEVAESDGKKENVSRKRWRCDELPLPLFPFFTKISKPNSMKKVHLQEEVKGLCLGATQDLDLELRLGFSLF from the coding sequence ATGGAGCGAGCGAGATGCTGCGAAGAAGATGCATTTGCAGAAGATGCAGCAGGAGCTTTTGGTGCCTTCGTGTGGCCTCCAAGATCATATATTTGCAATTTCTGTGGCAGAGAATTCGGGTCAGCTCAGGCTTTAGGTGGTCACATGAACGTTCACAGGAGAGATAGAGCAAGGTTAAAGCAGTCTCCTGGTATCGAAAACGACTATCTTCATCACCATAAGCAGCAGCCGCAGCAGCATCAACGTCAAAATCTGCATAACATTCTGGTTTATGATCCTGACAGTATTGCTAAATTTTCAACTCCTTTAACTGAAGAGAATAGTCAAAAACCTGAAGTTGCAGAAAGTGATGGCAAGAAGGAGAATGTTAGTAGAAAGAGATGGAGATGTGATGAATTACCATTGCCTTTATTCCCTTTCTttactaaaatatcaaaaccaAATTCCATGAAGAAAGTTCATCTTCAAGAAGAGGTCAAGGGGCTGTGCCTAGGTGCAACCCAAGACTTAGATCTTGAGCTAAGACTTGGCTTTTCCCTTTTTtag